A part of Drosophila bipectinata strain 14024-0381.07 chromosome 3L, DbipHiC1v2, whole genome shotgun sequence genomic DNA contains:
- the retinin gene encoding retinin isoform X2 codes for MSKFLPVLAIVLVFSGASQAASLEWPSNLVALSSAKSAQLLPIASEDSIELAQGSSGSVVPSGPQEEPSQESEEEEDQQQLSQSSAGSSEPIDARLISSSIPVSVPLPLIVAARNGLRTVLTIQEPAVAKVGEVVQHVPTAVSHQSQTVVHDHRRLVTPIVAPAVRTTQVIRQQPLLWTIGSSDPRVVLIRN; via the exons ATGTCGAAA TTCCTGCCCGTCCTGGCCATCGTGTTGGTCTTCTCCGGCGCCTCGCAGGCAGCCAGCCTGGAGTGGCCCTCCAACCTGGTGGCCCTCAGCTCGGCCAAGTCGGCGCAGCTGCTGCCGATTGCCAGCGAGGATTCTATTGAGCTTGCCCAGGGCAGTTCCGGCTCTGTCGTCCCATCTGGTCCGCAGGAGGAGCCCTCTCAGGAgtcggaggaggaggaagaccAGCAGCAGCTCTCCCAGTCGTCTGCCGGCAGCTCGGAGCCCATCGATGCTCGTCTGATTAGCTCCAGCATTCCCGTATCCGTTCCCCTGCCCCTGATTGTGGCCGCCCGTAATGGACTCCGCACCGTTCTGACCATTCAAGAGCCCGCCGTGGCCAAGGTGGGTGAGGTGGTGCAGCACGTGCCCACCGCCGTCTCCCACCAGAGCCAGACCGTGGTGCATGACCACCGCCGCCTGGTAACCCCTATTGTGGCTCCGGCTGTGCGCACCACCCAGGTGATCCGCCAGCAGCCCCTTCTGTGGACAATCGGCTCCTCCGATCCCCGAGTGGTTCTCATCCGCAACTAA
- the retinin gene encoding retinin isoform X1 has product MSKVFLPVLAIVLVFSGASQAASLEWPSNLVALSSAKSAQLLPIASEDSIELAQGSSGSVVPSGPQEEPSQESEEEEDQQQLSQSSAGSSEPIDARLISSSIPVSVPLPLIVAARNGLRTVLTIQEPAVAKVGEVVQHVPTAVSHQSQTVVHDHRRLVTPIVAPAVRTTQVIRQQPLLWTIGSSDPRVVLIRN; this is encoded by the exons ATGTCGAAAGTG TTCCTGCCCGTCCTGGCCATCGTGTTGGTCTTCTCCGGCGCCTCGCAGGCAGCCAGCCTGGAGTGGCCCTCCAACCTGGTGGCCCTCAGCTCGGCCAAGTCGGCGCAGCTGCTGCCGATTGCCAGCGAGGATTCTATTGAGCTTGCCCAGGGCAGTTCCGGCTCTGTCGTCCCATCTGGTCCGCAGGAGGAGCCCTCTCAGGAgtcggaggaggaggaagaccAGCAGCAGCTCTCCCAGTCGTCTGCCGGCAGCTCGGAGCCCATCGATGCTCGTCTGATTAGCTCCAGCATTCCCGTATCCGTTCCCCTGCCCCTGATTGTGGCCGCCCGTAATGGACTCCGCACCGTTCTGACCATTCAAGAGCCCGCCGTGGCCAAGGTGGGTGAGGTGGTGCAGCACGTGCCCACCGCCGTCTCCCACCAGAGCCAGACCGTGGTGCATGACCACCGCCGCCTGGTAACCCCTATTGTGGCTCCGGCTGTGCGCACCACCCAGGTGATCCGCCAGCAGCCCCTTCTGTGGACAATCGGCTCCTCCGATCCCCGAGTGGTTCTCATCCGCAACTAA
- the LOC108126289 gene encoding protein dpy-30 homolog has protein sequence MSQKASAKEKGRPKAKKNSVERPRKDPSAIRSILCPPIDKPKKKAKEEAKEKDCPRATNYKTADQRRQYLEQEVVPILMEGMLGLAREMPQDPITYLKKFWLQDQHKCDIDLPKDLL, from the coding sequence ATGTCTCAAAAAGCATCTGCTAAGGAAAAAGGGCGCCCAAAGGCGAAAAAGAATAGTGTGGAGAGGCCCAGGAAGGATCCCTCCGCTATTAGGTCTATCCTATGCCCACCCATTGACAAGCCCAAAAAGAAGGCTAAGGAGGAAGCCAAGGAGAAGGACTGCCCCAGGGCGACTAACTACAAAACTGCTGACCAGCGGCGTCAGTATTTAGAGCAGGAGGTGGTCCCCATTCTAATGGAGGGTATGCTGGGTCTGGCCCGAGAGATGCCACAGGATCCCATCACTTACCTGAAGAAGTTCTGGCTGCAGGACCAGCACAAGTGCGACATAGACCTACCCAAGGACCTGCTCTAA
- the LOC108126278 gene encoding trimeric intracellular cation channel type B isoform X1 — translation MNARLILKQLPNHLIFRILHYSLISQQLREDLGMGVGAAERLNGGLKGTKAAGSRPMEWQPFALWLANLLLTYAGDILGNMLLGTLPLEPLCNASDVLLSSAIWYIIFFSPFDLGHKVASTMSFRLVATAMATISQVQLIERGVHMAGKLYGQAPIPMLVVGTVMGSGAELLKPVACILINRCQHSHQAYIKLTTNSKLALGLSCLFMLQIYQSPLVLGLSRHQLLVYTLVLTTTFKFLSLAYRTEHFIWLLEHQMQYAFFGGFSGDLSKFFRRLPKRSVRPTWTFSEFD, via the exons ATGAATGCCCGGCTGATCCTGAAGCAGTTACCCAATCACCTGATCTTCCGCATCCTGCACTATTCCCTTATCTCCCAGCAACTTCGGGAGGACCTGGGCATGGGTGTGGGGGCGGCAGAGCGGTTGAATGGGGGACTGAAAGGAACGAAGGCAGCCGGGTCACGGCCAATGGAGTGGCAACCCTTTGCCCTCTGGCTGGCCAACTTGCTGCTGACCTACGCGGGCGATATCCTAGGCAACATGCTTCTGGGCACCCTGCCTCTGGAGCCACTCTGTAACGCTTCCGATGTCCTGCTCAGCTCGGCGATCTG GTACATAATCTTTTTTTCTCCCTTCGACCTGGGCCACAAGGTGGCCTCTACCATGTCCTTCCGTCTCGTGGCCACGGCCATGGCCACCATTAGCCAGGTACAGCTGATCGAACGAGGCGTCCACATGGCGGGGAAGCTGTACGGCCAGGCCCCGATCCCGATGCTGGTGGTGGGCACTGTGATGGGCAGTGGAGCGGAGCTGCTCAAGCCGGTGGCCTGCATCCTGATCAACCGATGCCAACACAGCCACCAGGCCTACATCAAGCTGACCAC AAACTCaaagctggccttgggactcTCCTGCCTGTTCATGCTGCAGATCTACCAGAGTCCCCTGGTCCTGGGGCTGTCCCGCCATCAGCTTCTGGTCTACACCCTCGTGTTGACCACGACCTTCAAGTTTCTGTCCCTGGCCTACCGCACGGAGCACTTCATCTGGCTGCTGGAACACCAGATGCAATACGCCTTTTTTGGCGGCTTCTCCGGGGACTTGAGCAAGTTCTTTAGACGCCTGCCCAAACGTAGTGTCCGGCCGACCTGGACGTTCTCGGAATTCGATTGA
- the LOC108126278 gene encoding uncharacterized protein isoform X2: MSFRLVATAMATISQVQLIERGVHMAGKLYGQAPIPMLVVGTVMGSGAELLKPVACILINRCQHSHQAYIKLTTNSKLALGLSCLFMLQIYQSPLVLGLSRHQLLVYTLVLTTTFKFLSLAYRTEHFIWLLEHQMQYAFFGGFSGDLSKFFRRLPKRSVRPTWTFSEFD, encoded by the exons ATGTCCTTCCGTCTCGTGGCCACGGCCATGGCCACCATTAGCCAGGTACAGCTGATCGAACGAGGCGTCCACATGGCGGGGAAGCTGTACGGCCAGGCCCCGATCCCGATGCTGGTGGTGGGCACTGTGATGGGCAGTGGAGCGGAGCTGCTCAAGCCGGTGGCCTGCATCCTGATCAACCGATGCCAACACAGCCACCAGGCCTACATCAAGCTGACCAC AAACTCaaagctggccttgggactcTCCTGCCTGTTCATGCTGCAGATCTACCAGAGTCCCCTGGTCCTGGGGCTGTCCCGCCATCAGCTTCTGGTCTACACCCTCGTGTTGACCACGACCTTCAAGTTTCTGTCCCTGGCCTACCGCACGGAGCACTTCATCTGGCTGCTGGAACACCAGATGCAATACGCCTTTTTTGGCGGCTTCTCCGGGGACTTGAGCAAGTTCTTTAGACGCCTGCCCAAACGTAGTGTCCGGCCGACCTGGACGTTCTCGGAATTCGATTGA
- the LOC108126284 gene encoding uncharacterized protein: MRITVACLLITWSCIQLSGSRAATILHGSAISHQSFIRLSTSSEPLILQQPNPQQLVRIVVPQRVQEQPLERFRFETYEEEEQHQAPKQTPAHLTYAAPPVVHQMLPRIKPVRNISFASLLPGPRSLATNHNLSPV, from the exons ATGCGCATCACG GTAGCCTGCCTCCTCATCACCTGGAGCTGCATCCAGCTGTCCGGCAGTCGAGCCGCCACCATCCTGCACGGCAGTGCCATCTCCCACCAGAGCTTCATCCGGCTGTCGACCTCCTCAGAGCCGCTAATCCTACAGCAGCCTAATCCCCAGCAGTTGGTGCGGATTGTGGTTCCCCAGAGGGTGCAGGAGCAGCCACTGGAGAGGTTCCGTTTTGAGACgtacgaggaggaggagcagcaccAGGCCCCCAAGCAGACACCGGCCCACCTCACCTATGCCGCGCCTCCGGTGGTGCACCAGATGCTGCCACGGATTAAGCCAGTGCGGAATATAAGCTTCGCCTCTCTGCTGCCAGGACCTCGTAGTCTGGCCACGAATCACAACCTCTCGCCGGTCTAA
- the LOC108126291 gene encoding uncharacterized protein: MPRHLILLAIVSLALVMAKPATEAPRLLIDSAPSVVSYQGSSQRQTRFVIAPMGRSLGYVEPTNLNRTFHTTATQEGGGTGYEQLNLSPVYVPNS, translated from the exons ATGCCACGACATCTG ATACTGCTGGCCATCGTTTCCCTGGCTCTGGTTATGGCCAAGCCGGCAACGGAGGCGCCACGTCTCCTTATCGACTCGGCGCCCTCCGTGGTCTCCTACCAGGGCTCCTCCCAGAGGCAGACGCGCTTCGTCATCGCCCCCATGGGTCGGTCTCTCGGCTACGTGGAACCTACGAACCTGAATCGAACCTTTCACACCACGGCCACGCAGGAAGGCGGTGGCACGGGCTACGAGCAACTTAACCTGAGTCCGGTTTACGTTCCCAACAGTTGA
- the LOC108126288 gene encoding uncharacterized protein, which translates to MSRALLSINGRIPGVHMMRRSLMSSEVAEDQESLELLEQCNQTWRTQYDKPSIAILGIGIEFAPRKGRLLSSSLTSQDDDTENQVIGNSSLTRTVEPTLPPAFYDYLIASDESEDENLAQFLA; encoded by the coding sequence ATGTCTCGCGCACTCTTGAGTATCAATGGCAGGATTCCCGGCGTCCACATGATGCGGCGATCGCTGATGTCCTCGGAGGTCGCTGAGGACCAGGAATCCCTCGAGTTATTGGAGCAATGCAACCAAACGTGGCGCACCCAGTACGATAAACCCTCGATAGCTATTCTAGGGATCGGAATCGAGTTTGCTCCACGGAAGGGGCGCCTTCTGAGCTCCTCACTGACCTCACAGGACGACGACACGGAGAACCAAGTCATCGGTAATTCCTCTCTGACCCGAACCGTAGAGCCCACCTTGCCGCCGGCCTTTTATGACTACCTGATCGCGTCGGACGAGTCCGAGGACGAGAACCTCGCCCAGTTCTTGGCCTGA
- the LOC108126281 gene encoding calphotin, whose product MFRFIAICALATLAAAAPGFIEEHHVAVAPVITKVATPVATSHQSFTQFHNQAVITPVVKHVVPAVPVIKTVAPVVPVVKHVAPVVPVIKTIAPVAPVVDHVAPVVPVIKTIAPVAPVVHHVAPVVPVVKHVAPVHHVAAVPIVKALPHAVSHQSHTQIHQKAFIAPVVASVPVVKTIAAAPLAHVYHH is encoded by the exons ATGTTCCGCTTC ATCGCCATCTGCGCCCTGGCCACCCTTGCCGCTGCCGCTCCAGGATTCATTGAGGAGCACCATGTAGCCGTGGCTCCGGTCATCACCAAAGTGGCTACTCCAGTGGCCACCTCCCACCAGAGCTTCACCCAGTTCCACAACCAGGCTGTGATCACTCCTGTGGTGAAGCATGTGGTGCCTGCTGTTCCCGTCATCAAGACTGTGGCTCCAGTGGTTCCAGTGGTGAAGCATGTGGCTCCTGTGGTTCCCGTCATCAAGACTATTGCTCCAGTTGCTCCTGTGGTCGACCACGTCGCCCCCGTGGTCCCTGTTATTAAGACCATTGCCCCAGTGGCTCCCGTCGTCCACCATGTGGCTCCCGTGGTTCCTGTCGTCAAGCATGTGGCTCCCGTCCACCATGTGGCTGCCGTGCCTATCGTGAAGGCTCTGCCCCACGCCGTCTCCCACCAGAGCCACACCCAGATCCACCAGAAGGCCTTCATCGCCCCAGTGGTTGCCTCCGTCCCGGTGGTGAAGACCATCGCCGCTGCCCCCCTCGCCCATGTCTACCATCATTAG
- the LOC108126283 gene encoding LOW QUALITY PROTEIN: cuticle protein (The sequence of the model RefSeq protein was modified relative to this genomic sequence to represent the inferred CDS: inserted 2 bases in 1 codon): MTNDTLDFPKLQSIHQSQQIPKXPTPKMFKFVAFFACLAVAAAAPGLIAETHSIVQPAILTKTAYVDTSASSAITHQSNVNLVRKVPLAYSAPVVHSVIPAAPLVKTVIPAAPLVKTVVAAPAPLVVPAAPLIKTVVAAPAPLVLPAAPLVKTVIPAAHVVSAPVVYSAYHK, from the exons ATGACAAATGATACGCTCGATTTCCCGAAG TTGCAATCGATTCACCAATCACAGCAAATCCCAAA CCCAACTccaaaaatgttcaaattc GTTGCCTTCTTCGCCTGCCTGGCCGTGGCCGCCGCTGCTCCTGGTCTAATTGCCGAGACCCACTCCATCGTCCAGCCCGCCATTCTGACCAAGACCGCCTACGTGGATACCAGCGCCTCCTCGGCCATCACCCACCAGAGCAACGTCAACCTGGTCCGCAAGGTTCCCCTGGCCTACTCCGCCCCCGTGGTTCATTCCGTGATTCCCGCCGCTCCTCTGGTCAAGACCGTCATCCCCGCTGCTCCTCTGGTCAAGACTGTGGTGGCTGCCCCAGCTCCCCTTGTGGTGCCCGCTGCTCCCCTGATCAAGACTGTGGTGGCTGCCCCTGCTCCTCTCGTCCTGCCAGCCGCTCCCCTCGTCAAGACTGTGATCCCCGCCGCCCATGTGGTCAGCGCCCCCGTGGTCTACTCCGCCTACCACAAGTGA
- the LOC108126133 gene encoding uncharacterized protein, which yields MNRMLLYTLVILALALVQACQIHHNLTFPAVSQVSSCSAESLGHLRYSNQSLTRDLPTTSTSPMSLRLEYFNCGKPFGALGL from the exons ATGAATCGAATG CTGCTCTACACCTTGGTCATATTGGCCCTCGCTTTGGTTCAGGCCTGTCAGATCCATCATAATCTGACGTTTCCTGCTGTTAGCCAAGTTTCTAGCTGTTCTGCTGAAAGCCTTGGCCACCTCAGATATTCAAATCAGAGTTTGACGAGGGATCTGCCCACCACATCTACCTCTCCGATGTCTCTCCGTCTGGAATATTTCAATTGTGGGAAACCTTTCGGGGCTCTGGGGCTGTAG
- the LOC108126286 gene encoding retinin-like, which yields MFKFIAVIALLVATTSAGLIETHHVVHEPVLAKVGAVVHSAPSAVSHQSITQVHSKAVVQPVVAPVLKTTIHAAPVVHSVPLVHAAPVVHSVPVVHAAPVVHSVPVVHSAPLIKSVLHPAPLAYTLHH from the exons ATGTTCAAATTC ATCGCCGTCATTGCCCTCCTGGTCGCCACCACCAGCGCTGGTCTGATCGAGACCCACCATGTGGTCCATGAGCCCGTCCTAGCCAAGGTGGGAGCTGTGGTGCACTCTGCCCCGTCTGCCGTGTCCCACCAGAGCATCACCCAAGTGCACAGCAAGGCCGTCGTCCAGCCCGTGGTGGCTCCTGTCCTGAAGACCACCATCCACGCAGCTCCTGTGGTTCACTCCGTGCCTTTGGTGCATGCTGCCCCCGTTGTCCACTCCGTGCCAGTGGTGCATGCCGCTCCCGTTGTCCACTCCGTGCCGGTGGTGCACTCGGCCCCTCTCATCAAGTCCGTCCTGCACCCAGCTCCTCTGGCCTACACCCTCCACCATTAA
- the LOC108126287 gene encoding A-kinase anchor protein 14-like: MFKYVAVIALLVASASAGLIETHHVVHEPVLAKVGTVVHSAPSAVSHQSITQVHSKAIVQPVVAPVLKTTIHSAPAVAVHAAPVVHSVPVVHAAPVVHSVPVVHAAPVVHSVPVVHSAPLIKSVLHPAPLAYTLHH; this comes from the exons ATGTTCAAATAC GTTGCTGTCATTGCCCTTCTGGTCGCCTCCGCCAGTGCTGGTCTGATCGAGACCCACCATGTAGTCCATGAGCCCGTCCTGGCCAAGGTGGGAACTGTGGTGCACTCTGCCCCGTCTGCCGTGTCCCACCAGAGCATCACCCAGGTGCACAGCAAGGCCATTGTCCAGCCCGTGGTAGCTCCTGTCCTGAAGACCACTATCCACTCCGCTCCTGCCGTCGCCGTCCACGCCGCTCCCGTGGTTCACTCCGTGCCTGTGGTTCATGCCGCCCCCGTTGTCCACTCCGTGCCAGTGGTGCATGCCGCCCCCGTTGTCCACTCCGTGCCTGTGGTGCACTCGGCTCCTCTCATCAAGTCCGTCCTGCACCCAGCTCCTCTGGCCTACACCCTGCACCATTAA
- the Nplp3 gene encoding neuropeptide-like 3: MFKLCVFVALLSLAAAAPAPAPVPAPAPGLIAPGLVAPGLVAPGIWGPTVVASPHVVSVVPSAISHAAITQVHPSPLLVKSIHGLGPVVIG, translated from the exons ATGTTCAAGCTG TGCGTTTTCGTAGCTCTCCTCAGCCTGGCCGCTGCTGCCCCCGCCCCGGCTCCAGTGCCCGCCCCGGCCCCTGGACTGATTGCTCCCGGCCTGGTGGCGCCCGGTCTGGTGGCACCCGGAATCTGGGGACCCACCGTCGTCGCCTCTCCCCATGTGGTCAGTGTTGTGCCCAGCGCCATTTCCCACGCCGCCATCACCCAGGTGCATCCTTCGCCCCTCCTGGTCAAGAGCATTCACGGCCTGGGACCCGTTGTGATCGGTTAA